In Salinirussus salinus, the following proteins share a genomic window:
- a CDS encoding helix-turn-helix domain-containing protein, with protein MKHVRVTLTADGRETEVHPMYDIVANAEFVERATAMQWNTADDELGILHYVEGDLEAFEAAVSGVDEVIDYTLEPAGDDAFYAYVWDAMTESLREFFGAIARGGVAVVPPIVYHEDGTVTLSAFGPSEALQETLVADYSPVELTVEEIGGLSAIGAAAESRLSDRQREAVEAALDLGYYEVPREADHEAVADRLGCAPSTAAEHLRKAESKVLRATFA; from the coding sequence ATGAAGCACGTCCGGGTGACGCTGACCGCCGACGGGCGCGAGACGGAGGTCCATCCGATGTACGACATCGTGGCCAACGCGGAGTTCGTCGAGCGCGCGACGGCCATGCAGTGGAACACCGCGGACGACGAACTCGGGATCCTCCACTACGTCGAGGGGGACCTCGAGGCGTTCGAGGCAGCCGTCTCCGGCGTCGACGAAGTCATCGACTACACACTCGAACCCGCCGGCGACGACGCGTTTTACGCGTACGTCTGGGACGCCATGACGGAGTCACTCCGTGAGTTCTTCGGAGCTATCGCCCGGGGTGGCGTGGCCGTCGTTCCACCCATCGTCTACCACGAGGACGGAACGGTGACCCTGTCTGCCTTCGGCCCGTCGGAGGCGCTCCAGGAGACGCTGGTGGCCGACTATTCGCCTGTCGAACTGACCGTCGAGGAGATCGGCGGCCTGTCGGCCATCGGCGCGGCAGCCGAGAGCCGCCTCAGCGACCGCCAGCGCGAGGCGGTCGAGGCTGCGCTCGACCTCGGGTACTACGAGGTGCCTCGCGAGGCCGACCACGAGGCGGTCGCCGACCGGCTCGGCTGCGCGCCCAGCACCGCGGCCGAACACCTCAGAAAGGCGGAGTCGAAAGTCCTCCGGGCCACCTTCGCGTAA